Proteins encoded by one window of Sphaerodactylus townsendi isolate TG3544 linkage group LG02, MPM_Stown_v2.3, whole genome shotgun sequence:
- the CD5 gene encoding T-cell surface glycoprotein CD5 has translation MRFKHLAFILLMLVGIWVVTCEGGEIKNPEEWDVRLTGSNSRCFGWLEIFHEDKWKKINGSSWKQQNAEVACKNLNCGPLLSTLNQTSATLLKQEVCLIISCQGNEMALKDCKPHKYNCTQHLNLAILCQDPIKTSSESPPTPALLVTSPKIPEPPRTRLEAVTSLCSRTTRQHLGDHQEMVCLSLQRGWTKLAPKFCQEADCDDSIEVTNQGKMQQPEKWAKVKCEKMNLSLECLNRSKECLSISLIKCSGQDAEAVSYTENILKILLILVLTAVVLFICVPLICKKLAKKYSRKKEHQWIGPNGMNQNVSFYRKSSSAFQPRPESQGIQDEEKGYLQTLKKNSYLSPYPALEGATHRSSNPLDYSSDSDYDLCSARQL, from the exons ATGAGATTCAAGCATCTAGCCTTTATCCTACTGATGCTGGTGGGAATATGGG TGGTCACTTGTGAAGGTGGAGAAATTAAGAACCCTGAAG AATGGGATGTGAGGCTCACTGGTAGcaactccagatgttttggatgGCTGGAAATTTTTCACGAAgacaaatggaagaaaataaatggcAGTAGTTGGAAGCAGCAGAATGCAGAAGTTGCATGTAAAAACCTTAACTGTGGTCCCCTTTTGAGCACACTGAATCAGACTTCTGCAACACTACTGAAGCAAGAAGTTTGCTTGATAATAAGCTGCCAGGGAAATGAGATGGCCCTGAAAGACTGCAAACCACATAAATATAACTGCACGCAACATCTGAACTTAGCCATACTTTGCCAAG ATCCCATTAAAACATCCTCTGAATCGCCCCCAACACCAGCACTGTTGGTGACCTCCCCAAAGATTCCTG AGCCTCCAAGGACAAGACTAGAAGCTGTAACCTCATTGTGCTCCAGGACAACAAGGCAGCACTTAGGAGACCATCAGGAAATGGTCTGCCTCAGTTTACAAAGAGGGTGGACAAAACTGGCTCCCAAATTCTGCCAGGAAGCAGACTGTGATGATTCAATAGAAGTAACAAACCAGGGGAAGATGCAGCAGCCTGAGAAGTGGGCAAAGGTGAAGTGTGAAAAAATGAACCTTAGCTTGGAGTGCTTGAACAGAAGCAAGGAATGCTTGAGTATAAGCTTAATTAAATGTTCAG GTCAAGATGCTGAAGCTGTGTCTTATACAGAAAACATATTGAAAATCCTCTTAATCCTTGTCCTTACAGCAGTTGTCCTGTTTATTTGTGTACCTCTTATCTGTAAAAAACTAGCAAAGAAAT ATTCCAGGAAGAAGGAACACCAGTGGATTGGTCCAAATGGAATGAACCAAAATG TTTCATTCTATCGCAAAAGCTCCTCAGCTTTCCAGCCACGACCTGAAAGCCAAGGAATTCAGGATGAAGAGAAAGGCTATCTCCAAACCCTCAAGAAAAATTCTTACCTCTCACCTTATCCAG